A part of Chloroflexota bacterium genomic DNA contains:
- a CDS encoding polyprenyl synthetase family protein: MYQKITQYLQDDEFINPWPDLMQFVIRIINDKPKHILIPGLIAAAYDGVIEKQVMANASLTLLFSAIISVDSILDGDEVGPTAGHSCGELANTSLGLAGWAAHVLRRLSEASHQYKDGIETISRVLYQVSFGQALDASNPETEEAYWQLAVMKSGAFFFGAFSLGGLVGGASAADLTRLSALGQYYGVMLQLHDDLRDALEAPANSDWLNGRYTLPILYAHLVDHPERERFDAIRLQVTDSLKLEEAQSILIRSGALSYGLYQIQMLDEQVAMELEGLSTINDGEIRRMFAELVRPVEQLLDVVAV; encoded by the coding sequence ATGTACCAAAAGATCACACAATATTTACAGGATGATGAATTTATTAACCCATGGCCTGACCTGATGCAGTTTGTCATTAGGATTATAAACGATAAACCTAAGCATATTTTAATCCCGGGTTTAATTGCGGCGGCTTATGATGGCGTAATTGAAAAGCAGGTTATGGCGAATGCATCTCTCACATTGCTCTTCTCCGCAATTATCTCTGTGGATAGTATTTTGGATGGCGATGAGGTTGGTCCAACGGCGGGGCATTCTTGTGGTGAGCTTGCCAATACGAGCCTTGGTCTGGCTGGATGGGCGGCCCATGTCCTCAGAAGGCTCTCGGAGGCGTCGCATCAATATAAAGATGGTATTGAGACAATTTCCAGGGTGTTATATCAGGTTTCGTTCGGTCAGGCTTTGGACGCAAGTAACCCTGAAACGGAAGAGGCCTATTGGCAGCTGGCAGTGATGAAAAGCGGCGCGTTTTTCTTCGGGGCGTTCTCACTGGGCGGTCTCGTGGGTGGCGCCTCTGCTGCTGATCTCACACGCTTATCGGCGCTGGGGCAATATTACGGTGTGATGCTCCAGCTCCATGATGATCTGCGCGACGCCCTGGAAGCGCCGGCGAACTCAGATTGGTTGAATGGGCGTTATACCCTCCCGATCCTTTATGCACACTTGGTGGATCACCCGGAACGGGAGCGTTTTGATGCCATTCGGCTGCAGGTTACTGACAGCCTCAAGTTGGAAGAAGCCCAATCCATTCTGATTCGGTCGGGAGCCTTAAGTTACGGTTTATATCAAATTCAGATGCTGGATGAACAAGTGGCAATGGAACTGGAAGGGCTGAGCACTATAAATGATGGCGAGATTCGGCGAATGTTCGCGGAATTGGTTCGTCCGGTTGAGCAGTTGCTGGATGTTGTGGCTGTTTAA